A region of Streptomyces sp. NBC_01264 DNA encodes the following proteins:
- a CDS encoding sirohydrochlorin chelatase, producing MAAIAPERPGRAPESAASVVLAGGHEGGAAAGGVHPGRPLSEAVRAALAASPEPVCVVPMTLGRDPGLIADCARALRWLSREEGPGRLVLAPPFATVDHLTAWLRTAALKAVREAPGTSAVLVTAPAAGPFEDADLFRVARLVRQYGHHRWVEVAFDGGDPDLAEGAERCRRLGAGHVSLVRAAFAPPAALPAGVLDTGPLLSDAAIAQVVRARTQEALHRLAHGQDGVSEGLDAEHGHGYAHSHGPGGDHDHADPDAHHTHAHAHGHGEGHRHAHGRGHGHPHGHSPH from the coding sequence GTGGCGGCCATCGCACCCGAACGGCCCGGCCGGGCACCGGAGTCGGCTGCCTCGGTCGTCCTGGCCGGCGGTCACGAGGGCGGCGCCGCCGCGGGGGGTGTGCACCCCGGCCGGCCGCTGTCCGAAGCGGTGCGTGCGGCCCTCGCCGCCTCGCCCGAGCCGGTGTGCGTGGTCCCGATGACCCTGGGGCGCGACCCCGGACTGATCGCCGACTGCGCCCGCGCCCTGCGCTGGCTGAGCCGGGAGGAGGGGCCCGGGAGGCTCGTGCTGGCGCCCCCCTTCGCCACCGTCGACCACCTGACCGCATGGCTCCGTACCGCCGCCCTCAAGGCGGTGCGCGAGGCTCCCGGCACCTCCGCCGTTCTGGTCACCGCGCCCGCCGCGGGTCCCTTCGAGGACGCCGATCTGTTCCGGGTGGCCCGGCTGGTGCGCCAGTACGGGCACCACCGCTGGGTCGAGGTGGCCTTCGACGGCGGCGACCCGGACCTGGCGGAGGGCGCGGAGCGGTGCCGCCGGCTCGGCGCGGGCCACGTCTCCCTGGTGCGGGCCGCGTTCGCCCCGCCCGCCGCACTCCCGGCCGGGGTCCTGGACACCGGTCCGCTGCTCTCCGACGCGGCGATCGCCCAGGTCGTACGGGCCCGCACGCAGGAGGCGCTGCACCGGCTGGCCCACGGGCAGGACGGCGTGAGCGAGGGCCTGGACGCCGAGCACGGGCACGGGTACGCGCATTCCCACGGCCCGGGCGGCGACCACGACCACGCGGACCCGGACGCCCACCACACGCACGCCCACGCTCACGGCCACGGCGAGGGCCACCGGCACGCGCACGGCCGGGGTCACGGCCACCCGCACGGCCATTCCCCCCACTGA
- a CDS encoding urea transporter codes for MQALATEPARQAPPAQPASFIQEALRGVAQVDFMPSAITGIFFLAALAAAGWQYALYGLLGAVVGTGTAYAFGIDREIVSAGLRGFNGTLVSLGFAVFLGWDHLSTLLLAIGGSITVVVVTSALATVLGTWNIPTFTVPFCIIASVMTIAAPSFSRVWHTGPDLAALPAAASGTTALDWGQLWRAFFANVGQIFFMPQWYVGLIFLAGIFVASRVAGVMACVGSVTAIFVAWAMGSPSDAVSQGLMGYSSVLVAMALCGVFLVRSAWSFAFAVLGAAAATGLTAAMTAFFDPFGGHTFTWPFVLTTVVFVAAVPQIPRLRRT; via the coding sequence ATGCAGGCCTTGGCAACGGAGCCCGCACGCCAGGCTCCTCCCGCCCAACCCGCCAGCTTCATCCAGGAAGCACTGCGCGGTGTCGCCCAGGTCGATTTCATGCCGAGCGCCATCACCGGCATCTTCTTCCTGGCGGCCCTCGCCGCCGCCGGCTGGCAGTACGCCCTCTACGGCCTCCTCGGTGCGGTCGTCGGCACGGGCACCGCCTACGCGTTCGGCATCGACCGGGAGATCGTCTCGGCCGGACTGCGCGGCTTCAACGGCACTCTCGTGTCACTCGGGTTCGCCGTCTTCCTCGGGTGGGACCACCTGTCGACGCTGCTGCTCGCGATCGGGGGCAGCATCACCGTGGTGGTCGTCACCTCGGCGCTGGCCACCGTCCTCGGCACCTGGAACATCCCCACCTTCACCGTGCCGTTCTGCATCATCGCGAGCGTCATGACCATCGCGGCGCCCAGCTTCTCCCGGGTCTGGCACACCGGCCCCGACCTGGCCGCGCTGCCCGCGGCCGCCAGCGGCACCACGGCGCTGGACTGGGGCCAGCTGTGGCGCGCCTTCTTCGCCAACGTCGGCCAGATCTTCTTCATGCCGCAGTGGTACGTCGGCCTGATCTTCCTCGCCGGCATCTTCGTGGCCAGCCGGGTCGCCGGGGTCATGGCCTGCGTCGGCAGCGTCACGGCCATCTTCGTGGCCTGGGCGATGGGTTCGCCGTCCGACGCCGTCTCGCAGGGGCTCATGGGCTACAGCAGCGTGCTCGTCGCGATGGCCCTGTGCGGCGTCTTCCTCGTCCGCTCCGCCTGGAGCTTCGCGTTCGCCGTCCTGGGCGCCGCGGCGGCGACCGGACTCACGGCCGCGATGACCGCCTTCTTCGACCCCTTCGGCGGCCACACCTTCACCTGGCCGTTCGTCCTGACCACGGTCGTCTTCGTCGCCGCCGTCCCCCAGATCCCCCGGCTGCGACGGACCTGA
- a CDS encoding urease subunit beta — protein MSGGVSYLYGEGTVEINAGRRKAKVTVSNTGDRAVQVGSHYHFFEVNRALDFDRNAAYGMHLDLPAGTGVRFEPGDTREVELTAYSGHGRLIGFSSLVNGGLGSTDTRVRAMNRAVELGFLGARAESAQQAAAAQAAASAVEAPKKPASKTASKPASKPAAKPAAKPAAKAPAKTAAAKKAKTSKKGDK, from the coding sequence ATGTCAGGTGGCGTCTCATACCTCTACGGCGAAGGCACCGTAGAGATCAACGCCGGCCGCCGCAAGGCCAAGGTCACCGTCTCCAACACCGGTGACCGTGCCGTCCAGGTCGGCTCGCACTACCACTTCTTCGAGGTCAACCGAGCCCTCGACTTCGACCGCAACGCCGCCTACGGCATGCACCTCGACCTCCCCGCCGGCACCGGCGTCCGCTTCGAGCCGGGCGACACCCGCGAGGTCGAACTGACCGCGTACAGCGGCCACGGCCGGCTGATCGGCTTCAGCTCCCTCGTCAACGGCGGACTCGGCTCCACCGACACCCGCGTCCGCGCCATGAACCGGGCCGTCGAGCTCGGCTTCCTGGGAGCCCGGGCGGAGTCCGCCCAGCAGGCCGCGGCCGCGCAGGCCGCCGCGTCGGCCGTGGAGGCCCCGAAGAAGCCCGCGTCGAAGACGGCCTCCAAGCCCGCCTCCAAGCCCGCTGCCAAGCCGGCCGCCAAGCCCGCCGCCAAGGCACCGGCCAAGACCGCGGCCGCCAAGAAGGCCAAGACCTCCAAGAAGGGCGACAAGTAG
- a CDS encoding IS30 family transposase, which produces MQRHPPNRLPLSVPKRYFELRRGGLKGAAAARQVGVSTSAGSLWFIKAGRMLLPDVPIDDRYLTQNDRIAIAEGLLAGRTPGQISQEIGKHRSTVYREISRGRCPGGAYSPWWSHNQAILRRRRPKEEKFQTSNELRAFVNDKLGQRWSPQQITRHLARTHPGQTDMNACPETIYRALYRGLLDKRTARLRTRRSRRKKQRRGIPSKNAIPNMRPVHTRPREAEARQRAGHWEGDLIVGKAQASAIGTLVDRATRYVRLIHLPQGWKAPQVRDALVAQTAAWPASLRRTLTWDQGQELYHHEEIEDLTGFRIYFCDPHSPWQRGTNENTNGLRREYFPKGTNLYHYTARDLAQVERELNERPRLVLGDRTPAEAMRRWSRELAYC; this is translated from the coding sequence ATGCAGAGGCATCCGCCGAACCGTTTGCCGCTGTCTGTGCCGAAGAGGTACTTCGAACTGCGTAGAGGTGGCCTGAAAGGGGCTGCCGCTGCCCGCCAGGTGGGCGTATCCACCAGCGCTGGCTCGCTGTGGTTCATCAAGGCTGGACGCATGCTCCTGCCCGATGTGCCCATCGACGACCGCTACCTCACCCAAAACGACCGCATCGCGATCGCAGAAGGACTGCTCGCCGGCCGTACTCCCGGGCAGATCAGCCAGGAGATCGGCAAGCACCGCTCCACCGTCTACCGGGAGATCTCCCGAGGCCGCTGCCCCGGTGGTGCCTACTCCCCGTGGTGGTCGCACAACCAGGCCATCCTGCGCCGACGCCGCCCCAAAGAGGAGAAGTTCCAGACCAGCAACGAACTGCGTGCCTTCGTCAACGACAAGCTGGGGCAGCGCTGGTCACCGCAGCAGATCACCCGTCACCTCGCCCGCACCCATCCTGGCCAGACCGACATGAACGCCTGCCCGGAGACCATCTACCGCGCCCTCTACCGCGGACTCCTGGACAAGCGCACCGCCCGGCTGAGGACCCGGCGCTCCCGCCGCAAGAAGCAGCGCCGCGGCATACCGTCCAAGAACGCCATCCCGAACATGCGGCCGGTCCACACCCGCCCCCGCGAGGCAGAGGCCAGACAACGAGCAGGGCACTGGGAGGGCGACCTCATCGTCGGAAAGGCACAGGCCTCCGCGATCGGCACCCTGGTCGACCGTGCCACCCGCTACGTCCGGCTCATCCACCTGCCCCAAGGCTGGAAAGCTCCGCAGGTCCGCGACGCGCTCGTCGCCCAGACCGCCGCCTGGCCCGCCTCGCTGCGGCGCACGCTCACCTGGGACCAGGGCCAAGAGCTCTACCACCATGAGGAAATAGAGGACCTCACCGGATTCCGGATCTACTTCTGCGACCCCCACTCGCCCTGGCAGCGAGGCACCAACGAGAACACAAACGGACTGCGCCGCGAGTACTTCCCGAAAGGCACGAACCTCTACCACTACACCGCCCGCGACCTCGCGCAAGTCGAACGTGAGCTCAACGAGCGCCCCCGTCTGGTCCTCGGAGACCGAACACCGGCCGAGGCCATGAGACGCTGGTCAAGAGAACTCGCCTACTGCTGA
- a CDS encoding YoaK family protein, protein MTSSPPKRRGILPPLADLLFPPRTDGSVAPHGVLPPLLIVLTFVSGVVDAVSYLGLDHVFVANMTGNVVFLGFAIAGDRSLSAPDSLLALGAFLAGAAAAGRLRRSTGAAVMFAPLVAVQTVLVGGALALTAFDAWPPGVIALLALGMGLQNAVVHRLAVPDLTTTVVTRALTGLAADPWGPGPLRRLVTVVALLLGALTGGVLTLHHGTVWALALAVALLACVALSPRWDGTGRRP, encoded by the coding sequence TTGACCTCCAGCCCCCCAAAGCGGCGCGGGATCCTGCCGCCGCTGGCCGACCTGCTGTTCCCGCCGAGGACGGACGGCTCGGTGGCTCCGCACGGAGTGCTGCCGCCGCTGCTGATCGTCCTCACCTTCGTCAGCGGTGTGGTCGACGCGGTGAGCTACCTGGGGCTCGACCACGTCTTCGTGGCCAACATGACGGGGAACGTGGTCTTCCTCGGCTTCGCGATCGCCGGGGACCGCTCCCTGTCCGCCCCCGATTCCCTGCTGGCCCTCGGCGCCTTCCTGGCCGGGGCGGCGGCCGCCGGGCGGCTGCGGCGGAGCACCGGGGCGGCCGTGATGTTCGCGCCGCTGGTGGCGGTGCAGACCGTGCTGGTGGGCGGGGCGCTCGCCCTCACCGCGTTCGACGCCTGGCCGCCGGGTGTCATCGCCCTGCTCGCCCTCGGCATGGGTCTGCAGAACGCCGTCGTGCACCGGCTCGCCGTACCCGATCTCACCACCACCGTCGTCACCAGGGCCCTGACCGGACTGGCGGCCGACCCGTGGGGGCCGGGACCGCTCCGCCGCCTCGTGACGGTCGTGGCCCTGCTCCTCGGGGCCCTCACCGGCGGCGTGCTGACGCTTCACCACGGGACCGTGTGGGCGCTGGCCTTGGCCGTGGCCCTGCTGGCCTGCGTAGCCCTCTCGCCGCGATGGGACGGCACCGGGCGGCGGCCGTAG
- a CDS encoding urease accessory protein UreF, which produces MSTAANSAVAGPAAVNPVQALRVSLQLTDSAFPSGFYTLSHGLEGYAQAKAVTPEGVPVLLADLLRYAVGPSDATALALAHRAALAGDWEALAETDRRLNAAKLNGGLRRAATRTGRQLLDMARECVGGEPLERYAELVADRRAPGSQAVAAGVAYAAAGVPAEQAVVSDLFAYSASFTGAALRLRLTDHRKAQVILRGIAPVIEEVAGAALRRELADLGGCVPMADVMSGRHERAEARLFAT; this is translated from the coding sequence ATGAGCACTGCCGCCAACTCCGCCGTGGCCGGCCCCGCGGCCGTGAACCCGGTACAGGCCCTGCGGGTGAGCCTCCAGCTCACCGACTCGGCCTTCCCCAGCGGCTTCTACACCCTCTCCCACGGCCTGGAGGGCTACGCCCAGGCCAAGGCCGTGACCCCGGAGGGCGTACCGGTACTCCTGGCCGACCTGCTGCGGTACGCGGTGGGGCCCTCCGACGCCACCGCGCTGGCGCTGGCCCACCGGGCCGCGCTGGCCGGTGACTGGGAGGCCCTGGCCGAGACGGACCGGCGGCTGAACGCGGCCAAGCTGAACGGGGGGCTGCGCCGCGCCGCCACCCGTACCGGCCGCCAGCTGCTGGACATGGCCCGCGAATGCGTGGGCGGGGAGCCCCTGGAGCGGTACGCGGAACTCGTGGCCGACAGGCGGGCTCCCGGCTCGCAGGCCGTGGCCGCCGGGGTCGCGTACGCGGCCGCGGGAGTCCCGGCCGAACAGGCCGTGGTCAGCGACCTGTTCGCCTACTCGGCCAGTTTCACCGGGGCCGCACTGCGGCTGCGGCTCACGGATCACCGCAAGGCCCAGGTGATCCTGCGCGGGATCGCACCCGTCATCGAGGAGGTGGCGGGGGCGGCCCTGCGCCGCGAACTCGCCGATCTCGGCGGGTGCGTTCCGATGGCCGACGTGATGTCGGGCCGTCACGAGCGGGCGGAGGCCCGGCTGTTCGCGACCTAG
- a CDS encoding urease accessory protein UreD — MPAAPRPAAPSPPRVRLDPAHYEPPRIPHEVLRHSSVPDTLAVGRPGKVGLLELAFERVGGRTELVRHYQKSPLQIMRPLYFDPYRPDLPVTFLMSTGGGVIQADRLRTDLSFGPGTAAHVTTQAATKVYRMEHDYAVAQTFLTAGPDAYVEYLPDPVIPYVDSRFYQRTVITADPTATVLASETVLSGRLARGERNAYQVFASDFELRRPDGELVALDTVRLEPGGTGGRSGSGSVDGPAVLAGHSVMACFFAVSPLAPARELADLLDAILAGRGLAYGVSVLPQDCGAWVRVLGEHTEAVTRALGAAWDAVRRRLIGVPAPDLRKT, encoded by the coding sequence CTGCCGGCCGCCCCCCGGCCGGCCGCTCCCTCGCCGCCCCGCGTCCGGCTGGATCCCGCGCACTACGAACCCCCGCGCATCCCGCACGAAGTGCTCCGGCACTCCTCGGTGCCCGACACCCTCGCTGTCGGGCGCCCCGGCAAGGTCGGCCTGCTGGAACTGGCCTTCGAGCGGGTCGGCGGCCGGACGGAGCTGGTGCGGCACTACCAGAAGTCCCCGCTCCAGATCATGCGGCCGCTCTACTTCGACCCGTACCGCCCCGACCTGCCCGTCACCTTCCTGATGTCCACGGGCGGCGGGGTCATCCAGGCCGACCGGCTGCGCACCGATCTGTCCTTCGGCCCCGGCACCGCGGCGCACGTCACCACGCAGGCGGCCACCAAGGTCTACCGGATGGAGCACGACTACGCCGTCGCCCAGACCTTCCTGACCGCCGGCCCGGACGCGTACGTCGAATACCTGCCGGACCCGGTCATCCCCTACGTCGACTCCCGCTTCTACCAGCGCACGGTGATCACCGCCGACCCCACGGCCACCGTCCTGGCGAGCGAGACCGTCCTGTCCGGCCGGCTCGCGCGCGGGGAGCGCAACGCCTACCAGGTCTTCGCCTCCGACTTCGAACTGCGCCGACCGGACGGCGAGTTGGTGGCACTGGACACCGTACGGCTGGAGCCGGGCGGGACCGGCGGCCGCTCCGGCTCCGGCTCCGTTGACGGGCCTGCCGTACTGGCCGGTCATTCGGTGATGGCCTGCTTCTTCGCGGTCAGCCCGCTCGCCCCCGCCCGCGAGCTCGCCGACCTGCTGGACGCGATCCTGGCCGGGCGCGGGCTCGCGTACGGGGTCAGCGTGCTGCCGCAGGACTGCGGGGCCTGGGTGCGGGTGCTCGGGGAGCACACCGAGGCCGTGACCCGGGCGCTCGGGGCCGCCTGGGACGCGGTGCGGCGCAGGCTGATCGGCGTACCCGCCCCGGACCTGCGCAAGACCTGA
- a CDS encoding urease subunit gamma has translation MNLAPREMDKLWIYVVADLARKRRDRGVKLNYSEACALISEGILEGARDGRTVAECMELGKQIVSAADVMKGVREMLPLLQVEAAFVDGTKLVSCHDPVGA, from the coding sequence ATGAATCTCGCTCCCCGTGAGATGGACAAGCTCTGGATCTACGTCGTGGCCGACCTGGCCCGCAAGCGGCGGGACCGGGGCGTCAAGCTCAACTACAGCGAGGCCTGTGCCCTGATCAGCGAGGGCATCCTCGAAGGCGCCCGTGACGGCAGGACCGTCGCCGAATGCATGGAGCTCGGCAAGCAGATCGTCTCCGCCGCCGACGTCATGAAGGGCGTACGGGAGATGCTTCCGCTGCTCCAGGTCGAGGCCGCCTTCGTGGACGGCACCAAGCTCGTCTCCTGCCACGACCCCGTCGGCGCCTGA
- a CDS encoding glutaminase translates to MTRRVMSAVAPHIGAGKVADYIPDLGRVDPRQFGFAIATVEGDFHSGGDADVPFALESISKLFSLALVLAHDDKMIWNRVHREPSGEPFNSLIQLELELGVPRNPFINPGAIVVTDQLLQYTGDAFEAVRGLLRAETGNPYLHLDGVTEGSEARTGDRNRALAYLMADFDNMLGPVPEVLDHYFRQCSIMVTAAELARAGLLFARHGERADGTRLIRRAEARRINALMLTCGTYDEAGEFAYRVGLPCKSGVGGGILAVVPDRCAAVAWGPGLDVKGNSVSATVALETFAATGGLSIF, encoded by the coding sequence ATCACCCGCCGGGTGATGAGCGCGGTGGCCCCGCACATCGGTGCGGGCAAGGTGGCCGACTACATCCCCGACCTGGGAAGGGTCGACCCCCGCCAGTTCGGCTTCGCCATCGCCACGGTGGAGGGGGACTTCCACTCCGGCGGTGACGCGGACGTGCCTTTCGCGCTGGAGAGCATCTCCAAGCTCTTCTCCCTCGCCCTCGTCCTCGCGCACGACGACAAGATGATCTGGAACCGGGTCCACCGCGAACCGTCGGGGGAACCCTTCAACTCCCTGATCCAGCTCGAACTGGAACTCGGCGTCCCCCGCAACCCGTTCATCAACCCCGGAGCCATCGTCGTCACCGACCAGCTGCTCCAGTACACGGGCGACGCCTTCGAGGCCGTACGCGGGCTGCTGCGCGCCGAGACCGGGAACCCGTACCTCCACCTGGACGGGGTCACCGAGGGGTCGGAGGCCCGTACCGGGGACCGGAACAGGGCCCTCGCCTACCTGATGGCCGACTTCGACAACATGCTCGGCCCCGTCCCCGAGGTGCTGGACCACTACTTCAGGCAGTGCTCCATCATGGTCACCGCAGCCGAACTCGCCCGCGCGGGGCTGCTGTTCGCCCGGCACGGCGAGCGCGCCGACGGGACCCGGCTGATCCGCCGTGCCGAAGCCCGGCGGATCAACGCGCTCATGCTCACCTGCGGCACCTACGACGAGGCGGGCGAGTTCGCCTACCGCGTCGGGCTGCCCTGCAAGAGCGGAGTCGGAGGCGGCATCCTCGCCGTGGTCCCCGACCGGTGCGCCGCCGTCGCCTGGGGCCCCGGCCTCGACGTCAAGGGCAACTCCGTCTCCGCCACCGTCGCCTTGGAGACCTTCGCGGCCACCGGCGGCCTGTCGATCTTCTGA
- the ureG gene encoding urease accessory protein UreG, with amino-acid sequence MTEDHVLRVGIGGPVGSGKTALIEALVPVLIARGHRPAVITNDIYTQEDARQVRRTLAGVLDPERVVGVETGACPHTAVRDDPTMNLAAGAEMLERFPDVDTLLYESGGDNLTLTFSPVLVDLFLFVLDTAEGEKMPRKRGPGITESDMLVINKIDIAQYVRCDIGVMESDAHRVREGRPVVLTNCLTGQGLEDVANFIDTFRRVPA; translated from the coding sequence ATGACCGAGGACCACGTCCTGCGCGTCGGCATCGGCGGCCCCGTCGGTTCCGGCAAGACGGCACTGATCGAGGCCCTGGTGCCCGTGCTCATCGCGCGCGGCCACCGGCCCGCCGTGATCACGAACGACATCTACACCCAGGAGGACGCCCGCCAGGTCCGCCGCACCCTGGCCGGCGTGCTCGATCCCGAGCGCGTCGTGGGCGTGGAGACCGGCGCCTGCCCGCACACCGCCGTGCGCGACGACCCGACGATGAACCTGGCCGCGGGCGCGGAGATGCTGGAGCGGTTCCCCGATGTCGACACCCTGCTCTACGAGTCGGGCGGCGACAACCTCACCCTCACCTTCAGCCCGGTCCTGGTCGACCTCTTCCTCTTCGTCCTGGACACCGCCGAGGGCGAGAAGATGCCCCGCAAGCGCGGTCCGGGCATCACCGAGTCCGACATGCTCGTGATCAACAAGATCGACATCGCCCAGTACGTCCGCTGCGACATCGGCGTCATGGAGTCCGACGCGCACCGCGTGCGCGAGGGCCGCCCCGTGGTCCTGACCAACTGCCTGACCGGGCAGGGCCTGGAGGACGTGGCCAACTTCATCGACACCTTCCGCCGGGTCCCGGCGTGA
- a CDS encoding tellurite resistance/C4-dicarboxylate transporter family protein translates to MRVLTGARWWAELSPAAGAAVMAAGIISAGLHLIGRDVLSIAALAVSAALWLVLAADFAARLLGDRRRFRAEADTPAALTAVAATAVLGNRLSLLGWQPVALGLLALAAALWPGLLVAVLRHWGYRMPGAAFLVCVATQGLAVLASTLAAPTGHDWLGRAALAAFCLGLLLYAEALARFDFRQVVSGAGDHWVAGGALSITALAGSGLTASPLWTGWVHAGLRTVTLVTLGLSLAWYAVLLVAEAVRPRPRYDVRRWASVFPLGMTATACLSAAVSSGVGWLRPLGTVLLWVAVGASALTFAAFLAERGRVRPRT, encoded by the coding sequence GTGCGAGTCCTTACGGGTGCCCGGTGGTGGGCCGAGCTGTCGCCGGCCGCGGGCGCGGCCGTCATGGCGGCCGGGATCATCTCGGCCGGGCTGCACCTGATCGGCCGCGACGTGCTGTCGATCGCCGCGCTGGCCGTCTCCGCCGCGCTGTGGCTGGTCCTCGCCGCGGACTTCGCCGCCCGGCTCCTGGGTGACCGCCGCCGGTTCCGTGCCGAGGCCGACACCCCGGCCGCCCTCACCGCCGTGGCCGCCACGGCCGTGCTCGGCAACCGGCTCTCCCTCCTGGGATGGCAGCCCGTGGCCCTCGGGCTGCTGGCACTGGCCGCCGCGCTCTGGCCGGGCCTGCTCGTCGCCGTGCTGCGGCACTGGGGCTACCGGATGCCCGGCGCGGCGTTCCTCGTCTGCGTGGCCACCCAGGGACTCGCCGTCCTGGCGTCCACCCTGGCCGCCCCCACCGGCCACGACTGGCTCGGCCGGGCCGCGCTGGCCGCCTTCTGCCTGGGACTGCTGCTCTACGCCGAGGCGCTCGCGCGCTTCGACTTCCGCCAGGTGGTCTCGGGCGCGGGTGACCACTGGGTGGCCGGCGGGGCGCTCTCCATCACCGCCCTGGCCGGATCCGGGCTCACGGCGTCACCGCTGTGGACGGGATGGGTGCACGCGGGGCTGCGTACCGTCACCCTGGTGACCCTGGGCCTCTCCCTGGCCTGGTACGCCGTGCTGCTCGTGGCCGAAGCGGTCCGGCCGCGACCCCGCTACGACGTCCGGCGCTGGGCGAGCGTCTTTCCGCTGGGCATGACCGCGACCGCCTGCCTCTCGGCGGCCGTCTCGAGCGGGGTGGGATGGCTGAGGCCCCTCGGTACGGTGCTGCTGTGGGTGGCGGTCGGGGCGTCGGCGCTGACCTTCGCGGCGTTCCTCGCGGAGCGCGGGAGGGTCCGGCCGCGGACGTGA
- a CDS encoding glutamate decarboxylase — protein MSDSSTSAPEGALRFSDVYAGEFARRALPEHRIPDEPSDPDAVYTLIRDELELDGNAEQNLATFCSTWAEPQVRKLMDENLAKNMIDKAEYPQTAAIEERCVTMLADLWHAPEPESAIGCSTTGSSEACMLGGLALKTRWRKARRAAGLPTDRPNLVCGPVQVCWEKFARYFDVELRQMELLPGATGLRPEQLRAHVDENTIGVVAILGVTFTCDYEPVAEIAAELDAIQRDTGLDVPLHVDAASGGFVAPFIQPDLLWDFEIARVSSISSSGHKYGLAPLGVGWIVWRTAELLPPELIFRVDYLGGDMPTFALNFSRPGGEIIAQYYLLVHLGREGYRRIQQAAADTARYLGEEMAAMGQFRILYDGKGALPGVSYTLADPGRSPFTLYELSDRLRQRGWQVAAYPLPCAGAPTVIHRILVRREISRDKAHLLLADIRRAVAELSPVGIRAEQVA, from the coding sequence ATGTCGGACTCATCCACCAGTGCCCCTGAGGGCGCCCTGCGATTCAGTGACGTCTATGCGGGTGAATTCGCCCGGCGCGCCCTGCCCGAACACCGGATTCCCGACGAACCGTCGGATCCGGACGCCGTGTACACCCTCATCCGCGACGAGCTCGAACTCGACGGCAACGCCGAGCAGAACCTCGCCACCTTCTGCAGCACCTGGGCCGAGCCCCAGGTCCGCAAGCTGATGGACGAGAACCTCGCCAAGAACATGATCGACAAGGCCGAGTACCCGCAGACCGCGGCCATCGAGGAGCGGTGCGTGACGATGCTCGCCGACCTGTGGCACGCGCCCGAGCCCGAATCCGCAATCGGCTGCTCCACCACCGGCTCCAGCGAGGCCTGCATGCTCGGCGGTCTCGCCCTCAAGACCCGCTGGCGCAAGGCCCGCCGGGCCGCCGGACTGCCCACCGACCGGCCGAACCTGGTCTGCGGCCCCGTCCAGGTCTGCTGGGAGAAGTTCGCCCGCTACTTCGACGTGGAGCTGCGCCAAATGGAGCTGCTGCCCGGCGCCACGGGGCTGCGTCCCGAACAGCTGCGCGCCCACGTGGACGAGAACACGATCGGCGTCGTCGCGATCCTCGGCGTCACCTTCACCTGTGACTACGAGCCCGTCGCCGAGATCGCCGCCGAACTCGACGCCATCCAGCGCGACACCGGACTGGACGTCCCCCTCCACGTGGACGCCGCCAGCGGCGGCTTCGTCGCCCCCTTCATCCAGCCGGACCTGCTCTGGGACTTCGAGATCGCACGCGTCAGCTCGATCAGCAGCTCCGGCCACAAGTACGGCCTCGCTCCCCTCGGGGTCGGCTGGATCGTCTGGCGCACCGCCGAGCTGCTCCCGCCCGAGCTGATCTTCCGGGTCGACTACCTCGGCGGGGACATGCCCACCTTCGCCCTGAACTTCTCCCGGCCCGGGGGCGAGATCATCGCCCAGTACTACCTGCTGGTCCACCTCGGTCGCGAGGGATACCGCCGGATCCAGCAGGCCGCCGCCGACACCGCCCGCTACCTGGGCGAAGAGATGGCGGCGATGGGACAGTTCCGGATCCTGTACGACGGGAAGGGAGCCCTGCCCGGAGTCTCCTACACCCTCGCCGATCCCGGGAGGAGCCCCTTCACCCTGTACGAGCTCTCCGACCGGCTGCGTCAGCGGGGCTGGCAGGTGGCCGCGTACCCGCTGCCCTGCGCCGGCGCCCCCACCGTGATCCACCGGATCCTGGTCCGCCGCGAGATCAGCCGCGACAAGGCCCACCTGCTGCTCGCCGACATCCGTCGTGCGGTCGCCGAGCTGAGCCCGGTCGGCATCCGGGCGGAGCAGGTCGCGTGA